A window from Actinomycetota bacterium encodes these proteins:
- a CDS encoding helix-turn-helix transcriptional regulator, translating into MTIPTQLVLRALLADPSKELYGVEIGTAAGLPSGTIHPILARLETVGWLTSRWEDIDPRTEGRPARRYYQLTPDGLERAR; encoded by the coding sequence ATGACCATCCCGACCCAGCTCGTCCTCCGGGCCCTGCTCGCCGACCCCTCCAAGGAGCTGTACGGCGTGGAGATCGGGACCGCGGCCGGGCTGCCCAGCGGGACCATCCATCCCATCCTGGCCCGGCTGGAGACCGTGGGCTGGCTGACCTCCCGCTGGGAGGACATCGACCCCCGAACCGAGGGCCGCCCGGCCCGCCGCTACTACCAGCTCACCCCCGACGGACTGGAACGGGCCCGG
- a CDS encoding DUF6458 family protein, with protein sequence MRIGVGIFLMVLGAILAFAVETDVPGINVNTLGVILLLIGLVALLYSLLFWSTVTPWGRRRVDARRRMVGLEPPADVVEERRLDDGLP encoded by the coding sequence ATGAGGATCGGGGTTGGCATCTTTCTGATGGTGCTGGGCGCCATCCTGGCTTTCGCGGTGGAGACCGACGTCCCCGGGATCAACGTCAACACGCTCGGGGTCATCCTGTTGCTGATCGGCCTGGTCGCGCTGCTGTACTCGCTGTTGTTCTGGAGCACCGTGACTCCCTGGGGCCGGCGCAGAGTCGACGCCCGGCGCCGCATGGTCGGGCTGGAGCCACCGGCCGACGTGGTCGAGGAACGCCGCCTCGACGACGGTCTTCCCTAG
- a CDS encoding GNAT family N-acetyltransferase translates to MESLVVRPARPDDAADLARNWIDGARHYVALDADAFQVPPAEGLAAWFEELLRRPRPDDAVWLVGEVDGRVVGDVAARLERPAEDAERQVLRDLGRTRLYVDALGVAAAYRRRGVGARLMHAVEAWGRDRGAVRSVLTTYHDSPLSVPFYEQGMGYARRSIVFEKRLA, encoded by the coding sequence ATGGAATCGCTTGTCGTCCGGCCGGCGCGACCGGATGACGCCGCGGACCTTGCCCGGAACTGGATCGACGGGGCACGGCACTACGTCGCGCTCGACGCCGACGCCTTCCAGGTCCCTCCCGCCGAGGGGCTGGCGGCGTGGTTCGAGGAGCTGCTGCGACGGCCACGGCCGGACGACGCCGTCTGGCTGGTCGGTGAGGTCGACGGCCGGGTGGTCGGAGATGTCGCCGCCCGTCTGGAGCGGCCGGCCGAGGACGCCGAGCGGCAGGTCCTCCGCGACCTTGGCCGGACACGCCTCTACGTCGACGCGCTCGGGGTGGCGGCCGCCTATCGGCGCCGTGGTGTGGGCGCACGGCTGATGCACGCCGTCGAGGCGTGGGGGCGGGACAGGGGCGCGGTCCGCTCCGTGCTCACCACCTACCACGACAGTCCGCTGTCGGTCCCGTTCTACGAGCAGGGCATGGGCTATGCGCGCAGGTCGATCGTGTTCGAGAAGCGACTGGCCTGA